From one Solanum stenotomum isolate F172 chromosome 12, ASM1918654v1, whole genome shotgun sequence genomic stretch:
- the LOC125848012 gene encoding hypersensitive-induced response protein 1-like — protein MGNLFCCVQVDQSTVAIKERFGKFDDVLEPGCHFLPWCIGSQVAGYLTLRLQQLDVRCETKSKDNVFVTVVASIQYRALADKATDAFYKLSNTRSQIQAYVFDVIRASVPKLNLDDVFEQKNQIAKAVEDELEKAMSAYGYEIVQTLIVDIEPDEHVKRAMNEINAAARLRVAANEKAEAEKIVQIKRAEGDAEAKYLAGLGVARQRQAIVDGLRDSVLGFSVNVPGTTAKDVLDMVLITQYFDTMKEIGASSKSSAVFIPHGPGAVSDIAGQIRQGLLQGSAVEQQNLL, from the exons ATGGGGAATCTGTTCTGCTGTGTACAAGTTGACCAATCCACAGTAGCTATTAAGGAGAGATTTGGCAAGTTTGATGATGTGCTTGAGCCTGGATGTCATTTCTTGCCATGGTGTATAGGGAGCCAGGTAGCTGGTTACCTAACTTTAAGGCTGCAACAGCTTGATGTACGCTGTGAAACCAAGTCAAAG GATAATGTATTTGTAACTGTTGTTGCTTCTATACAATATCGTGCTCTGGCTGATAAAGCTACTGATGCCTTTTACAAGCTTAGTAATACTCGATCCCAGATCCAAGCCTATGTGTTTGATG TAATCAGGGCGAGTGTTCCAAAGCTAAATCTGGATGATGTCTTTGAGCAGAAGAATCAAATTGCTAAAGCAGTGGAGGATGAACTTGAAAAG GCAATGTCTGCTTACGGGTATGAGATTGTTCAGACACTCATAGTTGATATAGAGCCGGATGAACACGTTAAGCGAGCTATGAATGAAATCAATGCAG CTGCAAGGTTGAGAGTAGCCGCCAATGAGAAAGCAGAAGCTGAAAAAATTGTCCAGATTAAACGAGCTGAAGGTGATGCTGAGGCAAAGTACCTGGCAGGACTAGGGGTTGCTAGACAACGCCAGGCCATTGTTGATGGTTTAAGGGACAGTGTTCTTGGATTTTCGGTTAATGTACCTGGAACTACTGCCAAGGACGTCTTGGACATGGTCCTCATAACTCAGTATTTTGACACCATGAAGGAAATTGGTGCCAGCTCCAAATCATCAGCAGTCTTTATCCCACATGGACCTGGTGCTGTGAGTGACATTGCAGGGCAGATTCGACAAGGATTACTCCAGGGTTCAGCTGTCGAGCAACAAAATCTTTTATAA